The genomic segment tccttttcttttcttttctattttttcttgtatttcctatgtatgtttatatataatatatatatatttgcttgAAAATGTTtgattatatgtatgtatgcattttTATAAAGTATattaaataatatacatgatttACATATATGAGTACCAATTCCAAAAAGAGTTAAACCTTGTTgcatatgtatatttatatatgcatatatatacttcTCTAAGGTTTTATTTACATTGCTATTTATATTctttgtataaaaataatttttgtttatgttaAGAAATTTGGGTTGTTGCACGTTGAACTTTTATTGTCATGTTTTTACCACATATGATGTAATGTGCCATGATGGAAGGAACTTTGTTATGTTAAGTTTGTCGTTTTTTAATTATTGATGTATTGCCATTTTCTGTTTGGTTTAATGCATGTTTCGTGAAGACTAATTATGTTTTGGATTTGCATGTATGGCTCCTGCCCACCCCAAGCTACGCTCCTACCTAGCTGCTGTGGAGATGACCGAGCTTTTAGGTACTACAACCATGGGTTCTGGACGAGCTCATGAGGCTAGATGAGCATTGGATCCCCAGGTTTGCAACATATTCCTTGCACGTCCTTCAATTCTTACTTGAGCAAGTCCTTTGCTTAGTATATTTCATTTGCAGGTTGCGCGATGCTAGGCTTCTCATGCTCTGCATGCTTGTGCAGGTGGATGCTGGGCTCGGGGGAGTAGAGTACAAGTGGTGTTTCAGCTTCGAACATGCCCTACTGGCAGCACTTGTTGACAGGTGGCGAACAAAGGAGCACATGTTCCATCTCCTGTGCAGGGAGATGACGCCTGCACTTCATGACGTCTTGATCCTGCTTGACCTAACTTGTGCGGGTCATGTAGTGGGTGTGAGGAATGTTTTAGAGCCGTTGTCCTGAGGGATGGCCTTCCCCCATTAAGGATGTTACCCGGGTCAAAGAAGACGGTAGTGGAGCTCCTCTCGAGAACCACTGCAGCGGTCTACGCCAAAGAAGACGGCCATGGTGACGGTGACTGATGGCTAGGGTTAAACCCTACCTAGCCGTGGGTTGGCCTGAGAGAGGGGAAGGGCCAATCTGGGGGAAAACGTGGAAGAGAAGCACCGGGAGGCCACGACAAAGATGACCCAATAATGAGGAAGTTGATGGAAGGGCCAAGGTAGCACAGCTGATGCGACCGAGATGATAGGGAGCAAGAGGGGGGAGTTAGTTGAGAAAGTGAGATATGAGAAGGAAACAATAGCCAGGTCAGCCGAGTCTCTTACCCGACCTGACCGGGGCAATGGCGGCAAAAGGAAAGGCTGGGTGGCGTCGGGCCTTAGCAAGCCGACCCAATATGGGGACCGACGAATTGGTCCCAATGGGCCAATCCAAATTGGCCAGCAAGGCCAGATGGTGGTGAGCCTTAACAAGCTGACCCAATTTGAAGGGCTAATCAAATTGGGCCCTAAGGATCAACTCGAGTTGGGCCCAATTGAGCAAAAACGTTGGACAGAACCTCGACAAGcccatttcaaaaataaataggcCTTCCCTTTATTCATTTCTAGTTTTTAATTTCTGTTTTGAAAATAAGTGTTTTAAAAATATGGAATcaattctaggaaaattcatTAAAGCTGATTAAAAATATGGAATCAATTTTCTAAACATTAATAAATGTTtagaaaacaagaaaaatattattaattgtattttttttcctaactTGAGTTTAAAATTAACACAAAATTCCCTAAAGACCTTGGGAGCCTTCTAGAGTCTTGTTCAAGGTTTCGGGAATGTGACCTTAAGACGCAAATGCTAGTTCCTTAAAGAATACCATAAGTAAACATCACCTTATCAAATCCTTCTATTTGATTTTCCCAGCATTGGACAAACCTCAGAATATCAGACTTCATCTGGTTTCTAGCACTCCGATAACTTTGTTGTTCCAGGCTAGTCTCAATCCTTGCTCATCTTAATGAACTAATTTGCATGAGTTTTGAAAATCCTGTACTACGAACTAATCACATGCATGATCAATCTGAAATTGTTGAACCTGACTAATGACTATGAAACGTGAGATCTTCGGATCTAGAATGAGTGCTAGAGAGACGATGCTTGTCTCACTGGCTTTGAATGCCTCACTACTATCTCAATATGTGATTAGGTAATCAACCCCATGTGTTGATCACCTTGTGCCATAATTGTGCATTAATTACATACCTGACTTAGTTGGGCTTAACCAATTAGCACCTATGGTGGAGTTATAGTTATATATTTCTGCTTAGTAAATATATGCGGGCCATTCATCAGTTGGTGGTCAGTGACTTAGTCCCTCTGTTTTTGAGGGGATGAGAGGATACGATCGCTAATTTGCATTGGTCTCAGTTCCCCTAGATCAGTCCTAGAGTAACCTGCTAATGGTGTGGAAAAGTTCATGTTGGCATTGATCATGTCAGGCACATCTCAGAATGTGAGAAAAAAGGAGATAATATGTTGTTCTGTGGGTAGAGTAATACACCTCTGGCCAGAGTCTAGAATGTGACTGTCACTCCCTACTTTTAAGTTAAGAAGCTATGCTCACAGTAGAAAAAGGAACCGCTACTTGGTTCTACCCTATGGTGATTCAGCCACAAGTCTCACCTTAAAACTGGACCTTTCTAACCACACTCTTGCAAAATGCATTGGTTATCCTTGGATAACTCTTCAGAATAAGTGGTAACACTGCGAACCCCCATTGACTCATCTTTGAATGTGTGTGCTTGCTATTTATGGGATTTGTTGAGTAAGTTCGTACTCATATTTGCTATCTCCTTAATATAGATAGAGGGGTAAGATATAGACTTAAACTACCCTCAATTATAAGATGGCTATGAAGACAGCATCGAGTCGGAAGTTGGAAACCCTTGAGAAGGAGTTCCATACAAGACGCGGATGGTTGAGGAGTTCTACGAAGTCTAACCGTAAGATTAAGAAATATGTTGGGATGGGATGGAAACTTTGACCTGCCCTTGAGACATGTGACTTGTGTCTTCCAGGACCATGTTAAATAAACTTAATGGTACTTAATCTATAAAGTGACCTTAAGTGATAATGACTTTTGTCTATAGTCCCCCTACATTGCTTCTGCTATTTTACTATGATGTGTCAATAGTTCAGTAAGCTCGTTTACTAGAGCAATGACCGTAGACATGACATTTTTACCTCCAAAGTGGAATGTTGTGTCGCTACACTATTGACTTCTAAAATTCACTAaaagataaaatttatatgCGGTCGCAATAGATCGGAATTTTTCAAGCGGGTACAAAGTCCTGGTGccaatcactactacaaaaactattttttggtaTACCTAGGGTGTCTTTCCATACGTGGCTCATATGATAAATTGCCTGAGCAGGCCCCTACGGCTGCTTAGGATAACTGTATGTGGAGATGGGATGATTTCTACaggtggtttcttatgtgaaccgcctctgaaatagatgataatttatcttaaaaaattcataacttttttaataTGAAATTGGATgaggacaaattttatatatctcgacgagatctacaactttgtagttgaagaCTTTTCATTTGAGGTTATTTAGATGTCCAATTGTTTGAAGTTTTAGATAGAAaagatcaaaaggattgcatatgctattagtatcactagtacttctgtggtgggatggtaatgACGTATCGTGCGAGCTGAAAGATCTCGAGTTCGAGTACCACGAACCGCACGCGTGTGTATTTCGCGTGGCTTGCGACTTCATGGCCGAGAGGGGTGCCTAGTTGGGCCAAAAAGTTggtttttttttagcaaaaaaatattgatttAAGGACCGATTATCAGAGGTGGCCCGCTTAAAAAACCGCATGTAGAAAGCTATTACCATATGTGGTTCCTTAATTGAACCACCTGTTAAAAACCTATTATCGAATGCACCgtctgtggtaatagattttcacaaacGGTCTCTTTTATGCATGTGAAAAAATTGTGTATTTTCACAGGCCTTCGACtaccacaggtggttccttaagcgAATCATATGTGAAAAACTATTATCACAGGCGCTATGCAATCTCTTTTATACCtataaaaattatctatttttaccGCCTTTCGATCAGACACGTATAGCTaaatacatataaaaataaattactaCCTACCtctgaaaattattttttatagtgCATATTCCTCCACAGAAAGATGGGAGAACAAAATGCCGAAACCAACTTTGTGCTGTGTGCTGTCCCATCGAAGTCCTCAGCATCGTTGCTAATCGCATAAAAGGAAACAATTATAAATAGTATGATAAAAATGGTTACGTGCCATGCCAACATTGGACCCAAAATCATACATACCAATTGGTATCAGCTTCACTTCGTATATAATTAGCATTGGACCCAAAATCATACATACCAAAATCATACACATTTTTTAACATGacttcttataaaaaaaatcagtgaaATTTGTTAAACATCTAAtcatataaaagtatttttcatgatgaatctactcatatcattttcatatgttgAATACTAGTAATTCTGTACGTGTTAATGgtcaaattttttgaaatttaattACACGTATTCTAAAACATCTATTTCATTAGAGAGGTAGTAATATATTgtgcaaaagtttttttttttttttttttttttgcggatCACACATCCGGACAACCTAAAGTAAATCACATGATGTGCCAGCTGTAGCATCACCACAATCTTGCGTACATCTTAGGCGAACAAGTTCATGACAATAAAGCTATTATTCAGAGTGACATTCGAGGTACACGTGATGTTATATAGCGTTAAATGTTGATCAATTAAAAAACGATATGTCCAAATTGTCATGGAGTTATGGCCATGCAAGAAagaatcaaattcaaaattataaTATACGTAATAGGTTAGAGATATCGTCACTTGAAGCTATTTATACTATCATGCAAGTTCGCCCAACAATCTATGTAAAGCTATTTTAGAAAGTAATTACATGATTCCCCCAACATATTCATCAACCTATTTTACCTAGGCAAGCAAAACGTCCATATGGAAGTATGATTTGCTAGAAATTATCATCACCTTAACTGCAGATATTTAATATAAGATCAAACATGACAAAAGACAGTACACATATAAAACTTTCATATTTTAAGATCAGATGAGACATGAAGAACGACGGAGCAGATGCAAAACCTCTATAGAATTTCATAACTACAAATTAGATTAGGAATAACAAAAGTTTGCTGCTAGCATGGGAGATATTTTCAGTAGCAACAACTGAGAAGTACATGAGAATGGAAAGGGGATGGTAACAACAAAAAAATGCAGAATCTATTGAAGCCCAACATGTTAATATCATAGCAAAAAAGGCTACTAGTAAGTGATAGATCACACATCAATCTGCTTGGGTAAAATATCAACACAGTACCTCCAAATGAAGTGACTGGCACATATTCCCTACTAAAATATAGACCTACTTATGCAGTTCGTTGTTCAAATATGAACATGGCAAGTCATCTTTTCAATGAAGGAACTAGATCTACATGAAGCATCACATAGAGCTCCAGCATATGACCAAACGTCTATTCTTCATGAAGCAGCAGAATTCTCCATAGCCAAAAGGTGACAAGACCCTTCACAACTTGACATTTGAGGGAAGTTACAAGATTAGACATTAGTATTTACTATTTAGTACAGCAGTTGCAAGGATGAACAAAAAAGTATATGCAAGTGAGACCATCTGCAATCATGAATTTACTCAGGAAAATCAGTTGCCAGAAGACCTCGGACACCAGAAGTAATCTCATAAATGGGCAATAGATGTCAATTTAGACATGCACATGCACATTCACAACATTTCTATTTGTAAAAAACTACAAATAGCATCCGGAAGATAAGTTCCAACAAGTACTTGGTTGAAGTTCACCAGCCACCACAACTGTCAAATTGTAACCAACATCAGAACTCTACTGCAGATTACAGAAATTAATAAACTGACAATTTAGAGTTTCAGACATGATACTGACATCATTTCAATTTGTACAAAATTACAAGTACAGGAAGGTTAAATACCAAAAAGGATTTGGTTAAAGAACATTTGTTGACCACTGCAAGATGACAACATTGTTAtcaaaatcaaattttcttATTGAATCTTTTGAGAATGTTGCGGTGCATAATGCATGTGATGACGCATGGATTTGCAACAAAGCTCAACAAATTGAGATAGCTTGATTTaatcacatattttttttaaggccCGTTGGCCCAAATTGGCCATATCTGGTAAAAAGGTTCCGAGTTTGGTGGGCTGGCCAATTTAGTAATTAGCATCGCATGACAGAAAGGCCAATCAATTTGAGACTCAAATTGGTACCCAGTGATCCAAGTTCATAAGAACAAACAAACGCCATAAGCAGCCCTTACATACTCAAGATCAGTCTTTATGTGAGAATTGAGATGAACATGAAGTTAACAAATGACAAAAGAAAATACCAAAATGTTATGCTATCTTAAACTGCAAATGACTTAGGACCATGAAGTTAACAAAATACAGGGACTTAGAAAAAATCGTGACCAGGAATACAACAACTGGCCAAAGTACCTAAGTGATGGTTGAAGCAGGATTTACATGACAACTCAAGATCCTAAAGTAAGGCCAGTAATGTGAGGTTCAATTTTCCCATGTTCAATGCAAGGAAAGATTGCCAGTAATAACCATAGCTCTGAATGCGCAAAGAAAGCCAACACAAATGACTGAAATTGGTTTGATAAAACATAAAAGGCTATCAATTGAATGGAAAGCTACATAATACTTCCTAGTCTTATAGATAATGTCCCCAAATTTAATTCTATTGATTGTACTTCACTTCGTTTATGAAATATTGTGCATCATAGGAACAGAAGTTTTTATCACTTGATTAGTGCAGAAATTGCAACAATCACCCTAAAGTTTTCTAATGTAACGAGCAAGCAATGCACTTCCAAATGAATATTCTAAAGAGAACGTTATCCCTACAACATATTTTCTGCACAATTCTCAACACTGATTTTTATATTGAACCTATACCAAAGCCACACAATATTGTCAAAATgtacaaattagaatataaaaaACTCAACCAAATACGACACATCACAGCCTGATAAGAGTTGGAAATGGTTTTTCTATAATGCATTTTGAGTTGACATATATAGGTGTAGTCAAGTCATAAACATAAGTTTCAGTATAAAACAATGTACAGGATAGATTCACAGGTCAAACATGACATAAACCAGATTTGACTGAAACCACATATACGACATATATTATAATTCTGGCAAAGAATGGTTCTGTAAAGCAGACATTAGAAAGTTAATTGGTGATGAGCTTAGCTGACATAGTACACTGCTAGCATAAAGCCATATCAGTTTTTGACTTCCACTCACATTTCTTCTTGTTAAAAATACAAATATCTCATTGATTTATATAGGTAGAGATGCCCAGGCAACCAGTTTTATCAACATAATATATGACTCATAGCAAGACTAGATATAGCTCTTGCAGACTAGATATAGCTCTTGCAGTAGCATATTGTCAAGCTACGGCGAAAGGAATACCTTCAATACTCTGGTGTAGATCATTTATAGCACCATGCAAACATCACTACCCTTAATAGCTATCTCATGTTCTCTACATATTACAGATCACTCTTCAAAGACAACACTAGGATGTGGCAGGCATATAAGCAATTGCATTCCAGAATAAAGAGTATCAAACTGGGTGTACCTAGACCTCAGTAAACCTGAAGGTGCACAATGTTCTTCACGTGCAAACCGCACAAAGACAGCATTATTCAAAGTACACAACTCAGACCTAGAATCATAAAGACAACAATagtgaaataaaaaagaacccACAAAGAGAGATCACCCAGAGTAACTGACAGCATAGCTGATACCATCCAAGTCCTCAAATGGCACCACCATTGCCCCTTCCCGCCAGCTTGGTCCATTCCGTATGGAATGAACCTGGACGATCAATGCGCTCATAGGTGTGAGCTCCGAACAGGTCCCTCTGTGCTTGGATCAGATTTGCAGGCAGCCTACTGCACCTGTAGGTATCAAAGTACGAAAGGCTAGCAGACATTCCTGGAGTGCTAATGCCAGCCTCCACTGCCCGTGCGACAACCCACCTCCACGCATTCTGCCGCTGCACCATCTCCCTTGCAAACTCCCTGTCCACAATCAAATTGGCCAGCTCAGGGTTCCTGTCGTAAGCCCTTTTGATCCTATCAAGAAACCTTGCTCGGATAATGCACCCGCCCTTCCAAATCCTCGCAAGCTCAGCAAGGTTAAGGTTCCATCCCTTCTCCACACTCTTAGCTCGAATAAGATTCATGCCCTGTGCATAGCTGCAAATCTTCGACGCATAAAGCGCCTGCCTCACCCTATCCACCAGCACCTTCTTATCAATGTTAACTGTCTCCAACAGCCCCGCCGGCATACCCTCCTCCTCCAGCAGCCCAGCGGCTGCAACCCGCTCGTCCTTCAACCCTGACAAGTACCTGCCATCCAAGGACGCTGCAATCGTGGGTGCAGCCACCGCAAGCTCTGCCGCCTGCTGCACTGTCCACTTCCCAGTCCCCTTCATCCCAGTCTTGTCGAGAATCTTGTCAACCAGAGCTCCGCCGCTGCTCCCATCCAGCGGGTCGGTCACGGTGAATATGTCCGCGCTGATCTCAACCAAGAAACTTTCGAGCTCCCCCTTGTTCCACTCAGCAAACACATCAGCAATCTCCGAGTTCGACAGCCCACCAACCCGGCGGAGCACGTCATACGCCTCAGCGATGAGCTGCATATCGCCGTACTCGATCCCGTTGTGCACCATCTTGACGAAGTTACCGGCGCCGCCGGGGCCAACAAACGTGACGCACGCCCCGTCCTCCGtctgcgccgccgccttcccGAGGATGTCCCTGATGTTGTTGTAGGCCTCAACGTGGCCGCCGGGCATGAGCGAGGGCCCGTTCCGTGCGCCCTCCTCGCCCCCCGAGACGCCCATCCCTAGGTACAGGATCCCCTGCGCCTCGGCCTCCGCAATGCGGCGCTCCGTGTTCTGGTACCACTCGTTCCCGCCGTCGACTATGGCGTCCCCCGCGTCGAGGTAGGGGGTTAGGGCCGCAATGGTGGCGTCGACGGCGGGGCCCGCCTGGACGAGGAGCACGACGGTGCGGGGCCGCGCGAGGGAGAGCACGAACCCGCGCGGGTCGTGGTGGCCCAGCACGGGCAGCGCGCCCTCGGACGCGGCGCGGGAGACCGTGGCGTCCACCTTGGCGGGCGAGCGGTTGTAGACGGAGATCGGGAAGCCCTTCTCGGCGATGTTGAGCGCGAGGTTCTGGCCCATGGTAGCGAGGCCCGCGAGCCCGATGCGCGGCGGAGGGGActgcgccgccgcggccgcgggtggcgccggcgccggggagGCCATTGGCGGCTGGGGGATGGGGACCTCCGGTTCGGggttggcggcggcgaggtggtgaCGGAGGAGCGGAGACGGGGGAGTGGAGGAGAGATTGGGGAACGGGGGAGGGGAAGTGGGAGATGGAGGTGTAGAAATATGGCTTGGGCCTTGGGGTTTTGGATGGGATCCCTGTGGTTTACAGTAATTTATGGAAATGGGTTTTAGCCAAAATGGACGCAACCAGCATCGCTCGTATCCCTACAAAATCCTAAATTCGCAACAAGCCTGGAACGTTCAACCTCTTGGGCGGGTGTCAAACCGGGGTCCTTCCCAGAACGGCACCATAAGTAGTTTTAGgttactattttattttttttagcttaGTTAGATGAGagtaaattattaattatttttttttaattttggatCAACccagtaataaaaatataaaacttgtattTCATATGCAGGATGTCATCGATAATGAGGACTTTGAAACCTAGTTACAGCATCTCTAGAGATGATGAAGTCAATCTTTTGTCTCTTCTCAACATTAATCCTACATCGCCGGTGGTACATTACAACCAGAGCTTCTGCCTCCTCACTCAACCTTCGCTTCCACTGATGAAACAAATATGATCCTTTCACCTTGGCGTCTTCACATACATCCAATTTCACTGGCATTTAGACCGAAAATACAAGCCATCTTCAAGCCAAAGACATGGCGACACTTGGGTTGCATGCACTTTGATTTTCTAGCGAATGTTCTATGTAACATTTTACATGTCTGGTGTAATCTACATCTTTTGAGAGAGTGCCATGTATTTGGATATAGCCGCTTTCAGTTTTAATA from the Phragmites australis chromosome 19, lpPhrAust1.1, whole genome shotgun sequence genome contains:
- the LOC133900363 gene encoding 6-phosphogluconate dehydrogenase, decarboxylating 2, chloroplastic, whose protein sequence is MASPAPAPPAAAAAQSPPPRIGLAGLATMGQNLALNIAEKGFPISVYNRSPAKVDATVSRAASEGALPVLGHHDPRGFVLSLARPRTVVLLVQAGPAVDATIAALTPYLDAGDAIVDGGNEWYQNTERRIAEAEAQGILYLGMGVSGGEEGARNGPSLMPGGHVEAYNNIRDILGKAAAQTEDGACVTFVGPGGAGNFVKMVHNGIEYGDMQLIAEAYDVLRRVGGLSNSEIADVFAEWNKGELESFLVEISADIFTVTDPLDGSSGGALVDKILDKTGMKGTGKWTVQQAAELAVAAPTIAASLDGRYLSGLKDERVAAAGLLEEEGMPAGLLETVNIDKKVLVDRVRQALYASKICSYAQGMNLIRAKSVEKGWNLNLAELARIWKGGCIIRARFLDRIKRAYDRNPELANLIVDREFAREMVQRQNAWRWVVARAVEAGISTPGMSASLSYFDTYRCSRLPANLIQAQRDLFGAHTYERIDRPGSFHTEWTKLAGRGNGGAI